From the Lathyrus oleraceus cultivar Zhongwan6 chromosome 4, CAAS_Psat_ZW6_1.0, whole genome shotgun sequence genome, one window contains:
- the LOC127135945 gene encoding WRKY transcription factor 23 produces the protein MASSSASSFSDEIPNNNTQESYIINFPFSPALPSCGLFDMFPPPSLSDHHDQNDASFAGDMDMLSSDEFNTSWFSDFNFETDTSESLPVATQTDVQLPPLPVLSPTAMYEVMKNNVTASTSGSSLNTSSPNEAGVVANKSVVARAENEDEREFVEGKEAEAEDRGQDRRVVAVENRNDQNQTKKLSAKPKKTDKKKQKPNRVIFKTQTELDHLNDGYRWRKSYYRCTTPGCEVKKHIERFGPKPSMLLISYEGDHTHLAPKVTCASRLEIMHDAIVASVHKIHRKIKTNGVAFALNELPMSQ, from the exons ATGGCGAGTTCTTCAGCATCATCATTTTCTGATGAGATTCCAAACAATAATACCCAGGAAAGTTACATAATCAATTTCCCTTTCTCACCTGCTTTACCATCATGCGGCTTATTTGACATGTTTCCACCACCATCACTATCTGATCATCATGATCAAAATGATGCTTCTTTTGCTGGTGACATGGACATGTTGAGCTCAGATGAATTCAACACTTCTTGGTTCTCAGACTTCAACTTTGAAACCGACACGTCAGAATCACTACCTGTTGCCACCCAAACTGACGTGCAGTTGCCTCCTTTGCCAGTTCTATCCCCCACTGCGATGTATGAGGTTATGAAAAACAATGTGACGGCTTCTACCTCAGGTTCCTCTTTGAATACTTCGTCACCAAATGAGGCCGGTGTTGTTGCTAACAAATCAGTTGTTGCAAGAGCTGAGAATGAAGATGAACGTGAATTTGTTGAAGGAAAAGAAGCTGAAGCTGAGGATCGCGGTCAAGATCGTCGAGTCGTAGCAGTGGAGAATCGAAATGATCAAAATCAAACTAAGAAACTATC GGCGAAACCAAAGAAGACAGACAAGAAGAAGCAAAAGCCGAATAGAGTTATTTTCAAGACACAAACTGAACTTGATCACTTAAATGATGGTTATAGGTGGCGCAA GAGCTATTACCGTTGCACCACCCCCGGTTGTGAAGTGAAGAAGCACATAGAGCGTTTCGGGCCCAAGCCTTCCATGCTACTAATCTCTTATGAAGGCGACCACACCCACCTAGCTCCAAAGGTGACTTGTGCTTCACGCCTTGAAATCATGCATGATGCTATTGTTGCTAGTGTCCATAAAATCCACCGTAAAATCAAAACTAATGGTGTTGCTTTTGCTCTAAACGAACTTCCAATGTCGCAATAG